Within the Atribacterota bacterium genome, the region TGAAAATTCCTGATAAGCTCTCTCCAATATTTCATTGGTTAAAATTTCACCATTTAAATTCACAGAATTTTTTTGGAGTGCATCAATCAGTTGATTACCCTGCTCTAATAGCTTATTTTGCTGATATTTCCATAATTCCTTCACCTGTTGTAGAATTTCTATTAAACCTTTGTGTCCATATTGATTATTCTTTGGGATATAGGTTGCAGCAAAAAATGGGGTTTTATCCGGGGTAAGAAAAATTGTTAATGGCCAACCTCCACTGCCGGTCATCAATATAGCAACCTGCATGTACACTTTATCAATATCAGGACGTTCTTCCCTGTCAACTTTAACCGGAATAAATATCTCATTAATTAAACGGGCAACACTCTCATCTTCGAAGGATTCATGAGCCATAACATGACACCAGTGACAGGTAGAATATCCGATAGAGAGGAAAACCGGTTTATTCTCTTTATTAGCCTTGTTAAAAGCCTCTTCTTTCCATGGAAACCAGTTCACCGGATTATGGGCATGTTGTTGTAAATAAGGACTTTTTTCATATAATAATCTATTTTGATATTTTTTATGCTCCAAATATTATTAACTCCTTTCAACAGAAGTAAAATCCTTTTCAACTTTACAAAAATATTACCACAAAAAAAGTATTAAAGGGAATTCAGTCTTTATTAATTTTATCTATTTGTTAAACTATATTTCATCCGGGATTTTATTATCATCCCGGTAAATGGCAAATAGGTTATTGGCCAGATCTTTGATTTTTTCTGAATTTTCCACCTTTTCTACCCAATGAGCCGGAATTGCTTCTATACCCATTAATGCACCGGATATACCTCCGGTAATCGATGCGGTAGAATCACTATCACCTGAATGGTTAGCCGCTGCCAACACTCCCTTACCCCAGTTTTCGGGAAACCTCAACGCACAGTAAATCGCAATTCCCAGGGCTTCTTCTCCAACCCAGCCCTTCCCAATTTGTGAAATTGCTTCATCAACAGGTAAATCACTGTCCTGTAACTGAATTGCCTGCTCAATCTTATTTAATGTTTCCCGGTACCCTTCATATCTTTTTAAAAATACCTTACTCAATTCAACTGCTTCCACGAGTCCCTTACCAGCAATAAGATAAGAAATAATGGCTGAGAGCACACCTGCCGATAAATAGCCGGAAGGGTGACCATGGGTAATAGCGGCACATTCTGCTCCGATTTGAAAGGATGTCTCAGGATAAAAAACTAACCCTACAGGAGCAACTCTCATCACCCCTCCGCATCCCTTGCTATTATTGATTCTATTTTTAATCGAACCCATCTTTCTACTTCTCAGTGCATTCAAACAGGTATTTCCCGGTCCCCTTACCTGGAAAGGGTCATCCATAGCATGAAGCCATCCTAAATATTGACGGTAAACCGATTGAAGTAAATAATTAATTCCCTTCTCTCTCAAAAGTTTACTTGCCTGGATACAGCCGGTTGCTGTTGCAATAGACATCTGGGTATCATCAGTATAAGACCCGGGCTTAAATCCACCCCATGGGTAAAAATCAGTAATTCCATCTTTGCTAAATTTTTCTTTTATTTCAGAAAGGCTCATAAATTCCACCGGCGCACCCAGGGCATCACCGATGGCAACACCAAATAGGCAACCAAGGATTTTGCTGAATATATCCTGTTTTACCATAATCCCTCTTTTAAACTTTCATACTTTACTTTTTATTTTTTCATAGTTTAAAGCAATTGTTCAAATATAAAAGTGCTATCTCTTCTTTTCTATTTACTTCTTATAAAATACCAGTTTTAATAACCTTTTCAAAAAAGAAAATATCTTCCCTATTTTTATCAATTTTCAAATTTAGCTCATATCCTGGAGTGAAGGATTTCCCAAGATATAATTTTCCTGAAATAGACAGTTGGTTTTATCTAATTTTTTCGATATTTTTTCCAGAAACATATACAGGCATTTATTTCCAAGATTAGGGTCTTCCTTAATTAAAAGTTCAAGGTTTTTCTGTTCTATTGTTAGTAGTTCGATAAATTCACTGGCTACAGCATTTACCTGATGCCTTTCATTGACAATAGCCGACTCACCTAAGAATCCCCCTGTGCAGATATCGGCCAGGATAATCTCATCATTCTTTTCATTGTATTTAACAATACGCAGACATCCTCTGATTATAATATAAAAAGAAGAATCCTCATCACCTTCTTTAAAGATAATTTCGTCCTCCTGATAGGCCTTCACTGCAGATATGCTAACGATTTTTTCTAATTCCTCGTCTGTGAAAGACTTAAACTCTGACATTTTCTTTAATATTGCTTTTTTATCTTCCAGACTAATTTTTTCATAATGTTCCTTATCAACTCTGATATCAACTTTAAATAGATTCTTTTCCTCCATTATTCTTCTTATCTCTTTCTTGCTGTTCAGGCTAAAATCTATTAATTTCTCCCAATTCTTTTGAATTTTTCTGTAGGCGGTAAAGGGATCTTTTTTGGGGATAGCCTCATACATGCTTAAATATATATTTTTTATAGATTCCTTGCTTGCTTCTACCTCATTATTCGCCAAAGATTCCATTGCCAGCAACAAATTAGTCTTAAAAATTTTATCTTCCAGGTCATTAGTCAAAAATTCTCCGGGATAGGGGAAAAAATCTTTTGCTGAAACCATCCGCATGTTATTTACTTCATATTGAGAGTCAATTTTAGATTTTTCATAAATAAATCTATAAATATCTTCTCTTGTTCTCTGCCATACAGGATGGGTCTTTGGGGGTGGTAAATGTTTTATGCTTAATTTATTATCCAGAAAGAAATCAAAACCGAACATTTTGGCATTAATGAGATAATCAATATCTTCTCCCCTGGTAATATTAGGATCAAAAGGAACTATCTGGTATAAATTTTTATGAACGACCATAGCCCCGCCAAAAACAAAAGGAGTTTGTTTAAGACGCGGCTCACAACCGATTATCTTATCAAAAGCCTTTGATTTACATCCAAACCGATTCCAATAAGTCATCCAGGGCTCCATACTGACATCATCATAATAATTTCCATATTTATTCAAATAATAACCGGCTACCCCGTATACAGTTTCACCATATACTCTCTTTCCAATAAATTCCCGGGCTATGTCCATAAAATCAGGATTTTCAATAACTTCATCATCATCAATCAACACTGTTATTTCAGAATTGAGTAAATGAGCAGCAAACAGACACATATTCCTGACATTTGCATAACCGTTTAAACTCAATAATGAAAGCACATTCTCTTCTAATTTAGAATTTCTAGCATATTTCCTGATTTTCTTTAAGGTATTCTGGGTAAATAGATAGGTTTCTGCATCCAGTCTTACCTCTTTAATTATTTTTCTGGCTTTTTCCTCTGCTTCATCTTCTATTTCCATATTTGTCGGACAAACCAGTACCACTAATTTGAAATCCTTCTTTTTTAAAATTTTCATACTTTCCAGAGTCCGAGCCAGGGTTCCCTCTTCATCAACCGGAGTAGCGTGGTCATAGACAATATCTCCTTTTTTGTAGCCAATCTTGCTTTCCCGTCCCCAATAGGTAGGTATAACCACTACAGTTCTCATCATTTTATTTCTCCTTCTTATTATCGTTAATAATTCTTTAGAAAATTTCTCTCTTCAGTTAAGATATTACTTCCTGGTATATTTTTTCTACTTCCTTAATAGTATTGTCCCAGGAAAAATTATTTTTTGCATATTCCTGTGCTCGCTTTTTCCTCTCTTCTTTATCAGGTCTTACCAGCTCATTAACAATAGCTTCTGCCAGGGCTAAATCATCTTCTACATCAACCAGGGCACCAATGTCAGGGTTTATAAAATCAAGAAGGCCTCCCTGGTTGGTACCTACTACCGGAGTCCCGCAAGCCAGTGCCTCTATAGCTACCAGCCCAAAAGGTTCAGTTCTTGAAGGCACAGTACTCACATCTGCGATATTAAATAAATCTACCAGCTGCTCCTGGTTTATATGACCCAGAAAAAATGTGTTTTTTAATCTTAAAAAATCTTTCAGTTTCTTTAACTCTTCATACAATCCGCCATTACCAGCTATCAAGGTCATTGTTTTTTCTTTCATCCGGTTTTCATATATTTTAGCAGCTTTTAATAATATGTCCACTCCCTTAAAATGAGCTAATTTCCCGGCAAAAAAAACAATATTATCCGGTATATCATTTATCCCAAACTTCGCTAAGACTTCCTTCCGGGAAAGGTTTTTTACTTTAAAAAGATCTGTATCATAGCCATTATAGACAATTTTTCTTTGTTTATCCCCAATATGGTAAAGCTCTCCTGCTTCTCTGTCTACTTGTTTTGATATAGTAATAACTTTGTGTGCATTTTGAGCACCTTTTAAAGCATAAGGGTGATACCTTTTGTCCTCTATAAATCCTTTCAAGTCTGTGCCATGCGCTGTTGCTACATAAGGGATACCGGTCTTATAAGCTGCATAAGGAGCAATCCAGAGATGCTGGGCATGAATAATATCGGGTTGGAATTTTTCTGCTTCTTCCCCGGTCACCCTGACCATAATATTAATATAGTCCTTCATCTGCTTTTTGTTTAGTTCATAAAAAGTATTATTGCTTCTGGGATGACTGGTAAAACAGGGGAAATTAAAATCAACTTCATAATTTTTATCAGAGTTATTACTGAACATTATCGGTCTTATTCTAAAATCTTCCTTTGGCACTGTTTGATTTTCCGGAAATATTACTTCAACATTGTGTCCGATTTTAGTTAATTCTTTTGCCAGATTTTTAGTGTAAATTCCACTTCCCGATCCTTCCAGGGGGAAGTGGTTTATTATTAATATATTCATTTATCTTAGCTCCTGTTTTTCTAATTTTTCAATCAGGTCATCCCAGGCTTTCATAGTATCTTCATATTCATTAATTACTCTTCCTAAACCATTGTAAGATTTTTCCAGTGCTTCAGGGAGAATTAAAAATCTCTTATCTCCTAAATAAGAGGTTATAGCCCTGGACCCTATTAGTGATTTTTCTTTCTGCCATTTTTTTACCTCTTTTACATCTATGCCCTTCAACCAATTTAAAAAAGGATTTCTGCCAATCCATCCCATACAGGTATAAAAAAATCTGTCCCTGATAGATTTATCTTTTTTTATATCAGGCACCTTTGGATAATTCCCGAAGGTATTATGGAATATTTTGGTATCTATATCAATACATTTTTTCTGGCTATTTCTAAACTTAATTCCCATCAGGGTGTCTTCCCCGCGTGTTAGAAAGTTTTCACCATTCACATTATACACTGTTGAAAAGAAAGGATTTATTTCTTTATAATCACTTAATTTTATGGCTACATTTCCACCTAAAATTTTATTTGTTTTAAAAACATTTCCCTTATTGTCATTATCTAAATTTAAACAGGAATGTTTTTCAGAATTTTTTACAAAAACATAAGCATCTTCTTTTTGTAAAGACAAAAATAACTCCTTCATTCCTTTAAAATACATAGGTGGAATAATGGAATAGCCGGAATAATCACTGGTGGTAATAATAACCTTTTCTTTCTTAAGATATTCTAAGTGCCTTCCGATAAAATCTATCTCTTTTTCTCGTACTTTATCATTTTCTTTTACCAATACCTTAGGATAAACATCTGTATCAATAAAAAAAAGTGCCTCCGTGCCATCCAGTAAAGCCTGGATTAAGGCATAATTTCTATTCATGCCATAAGGCACTAAATTCTGTTCTTTTAAAGTATTGCACTCTAATAAAGTATCTATATTTTCTTTTGATACACCGATCTTGTTTAATAATTTTACTATTTCCGGGGAATCATTTATTTTTAATAAAAAAACTTTTACTTTTTCCCTTAAACTTTCCACTAAGCGAAAATTACAATTATGGGAATAGACAATTATTATACTGTAAATTTTATGATTATACTTTAAAGCATTTTCTAAAAAATCATTTATTGGTTCTAAAGAATTGAAATCTTTAGTAATTGTGGCTATAGATATTTTCATTAGCGCTCCCTTACATTTTTTGATTGAGAAGAATCTTTATTCTGGTTTATTAACTATCCGGGGAATCTCATCTTTCAGACTAAATATGTAGTAGCTTAAATATTAAAGCTTTCTATGTAATATTCTCGAATAACAAGTTATTATTCTTTTTCATGGCTCTATAGCTTAAAGAAGAGCAGATTCTTTTATTATTATACACATCCCCTACTAACAATGGAAGTTTTGTTGTAATCGCATAGAAATGCTAATTCCATGAATGGCTGACCGTTTTATTTTCTAAATGGAACAGAAAAAACAGGAACAGGCGAAAGATGGAAAAATAAGTTCTGAAAGGAGAGTTAAGCTGATAATTTGAGACCTGCCCCTGTTTTTTCATGCTTATTGGAGAACCTTAAATTTTTTATAAAAAGATAGACTTTATTGATAAGGGGGATATTTGCTATCCCCCGCTTATCAATTTTGTATGGAAAATATTAATAGATTGTGAAAAGATTGGATAACTCAAACCCTGTTGTCATTGCGCGGCGCGAAGCGATAAAGCAATCTCATTCACTTTGACCCGCAAAAAAGTACAAAGTTTTGTATGTGAATTTGAAATTGTGCAAATTTTATTTTTTCTCTTTATTTTTACTTCCTTCTTTACCTCCTTCGGATTTTGGTATCTTATCAATTATATCCGGAATCTTCTCCATTAATTTTTCCAGAGCTCCGGGCTTGCCCATAGGTAACAGCTGCACATTATCCTTCTGTATCACAACAACAGCCGATGGTCTGGCCTTTGCCCCAAACCCTACACCTTCACCGGAACCTGCCTGTTTTTTCTCATCCGTTCCACCACTGGAGCCCGAACCCATGCCGAAGGTAAGCTCAATTACCGGAATCAGTGTTGTTTCCCCGACCTGAATCTCCTTTCCGATAATAGTTCTGGAAGTCAAAAAATCCTGTAATTTTTCAAATAACATTTCTAATCCTTTACCTAATTCTTCGTTCATTTTTATTTACCTCCTGATTTTTTACTTATTTCTTATTTCTCTTATTGTCTGCCTAACCCCTTTGGCAAAGTAAAACTGAATAAAATAGCATAATAGAAAAGCTATAATAATTCTTCCTTTAATGCTTATCTCTCCTTCAATTATTTCCTCTACAAATACCGGTTGCATTTTTATAATATTACTATAGGAACTATTCGGAAATAACAGGTAGAAAATACCGGTCAGTATGCCCGTATCGGCGGGATCTTCAAACCCGTAGATGAGATACAATCGATTGATTTTAGGTTTAATGTGTCTGAATATCCTTCTTATTAATCGCAAAGTTTGACTCATGAAAGATTGCTGGAAAAAATTGAAATATCTGTTCAAGGGTTTCTTTGTGGTTTGTTTTTTTTGCTCTACTTTTTTTATTTCTTTTTTCTTTTGCTGTTTTTGAACTTTTCTAAAATCTATTAGATTAATACGGAATCCAAAAATTTTCAGGAAGAATTCTATTTTTTTACTATCTTCTTTGATAGCAATAAGATTTATCAAAGAAAATAACCAGCTAATTCTCATCAACAAGAAATAGTATTCTTCTTTTTCCCCTTCCACTGAATAGACTACGGGTATAAAAATTATCGCAGCAATCAAAATAAGCAGGATAAGGAATAAATATAGCAATAAATACAAAACAAATTCCATATCGTTGACTCCGGTTTATCTTTCTCGATATTTATAAACCTTATATCAGAATATCAAAAAAAGCCTCTTCCAATGTACAAATTGTAATTCATACCACGAAGTGCAATTAATTCAAGAGAGATGATGGTCTTCTCAATACATTCTATTACCTTTTATGTTCTTTAGATCCTGGCAAACAGGATCATATATTGATGGCCATATTTTTTTGCACATTTCGGACAGTAGGCATAATGAATATAGTACTCATCATCTTTTGGAATATTCTTTCCTTCTGTTTCTAAATTCATGTTCATATCTTTTATAAATTTCGGAACAGCATTATATGGTCCATCGTAGACTTTGGCCATGAATGTTCCCGGAATCTGAACATTATTTGCACCTGGGACTTCTCCGGTTACGGAAATATAGATGTTTGATCTAAAGGCGGATGGATCCTGAAATAAAACTAAAACTTCATCTTTTTTAGTATCTATTTTGTCTGCACTAGTTGCCAGGTTCATCATCCCGGTTATCTTTCTGCTAATCATTGGAGGAAAGGGAGTATGAAACAAGGTAGGAATTGACTCTTTAATAAATTGCTTTTCTTCCCAGTTAAATGACTTTTTATCCCATTTTTCCGGGTTAAATTCAGGACAACATTCTTCATTATTTGTATTCATGTTGCACCTCAATTAAATTATTATTTATCTTCAATCAAATTATTCAATATTCAGTTGTTTTATTGTTTATATTATACTACAAAAGCAATTATATTTAGCCACAGATAATCCCTCGGCTATAAATTATTTTTCTGGTATAAAGATAATTTTTCACTATTCTGGCTGCTCAGATTATTCTATTAACAAGTGAGACAAGATATTATTTTCAATAATAGACTCCATTTATACATTTTGAATCATTTATTTGATTGCCAGTTTGGTTCACTGCTGTACTGTATTTTATCAAATAATAGTTATTGTACAATATAGTCAATTCTCACTGTTGCCTCCACTGCGTTACCATTATCATCTATACCCGTGACAGTTGCAATGACATAATGATTATCTGCTAAAACGCTGGAATGGTACATTTCACTTTGAATAGAATTATAGCCTGCAATATAATCTGTTCCAAACCATTGATGTAACATATCAGTGTTAATAATAATTGTACTTCCTGCTTCTCCCTCTCCATGATAATTCTCAAAAGTTAACCCGTTTAATGTAACTCCAACTCCATTACTTTCTGCTATTTGCAGCGTATAATTCCATTCTTCACCAGAAGTTTCAACTGGAACAGGGTTAGGATTGGCACTTATTGCCATTTTTGCTGTTTTCGGAACATCAACACATCCGGTAAAAAGCACACCAAAAAATACTATGATTGATAAAATTACTAAAATTGTTTTTTCTTTTTTCATCTCTTCTCCTTCTAAAATAAAATTAAAATATGTATTTAATAGACTTTTTATATATTTACAAAAATTTCTCATTTTTTTGTTTCTTTATATTGCATTTTATTATATCACTGATATTCTTGATCAATCTCATTTTGTTTCTACCCTATTAATATATTATGCTACAGGTAAGAAATTTTTTATTTTAAACTTGCAGTATAAGACTATAACAAATAAATACTCCTCCTTAGCCTTAGAGTTAAGGAGGAGTGAGTTCTCAATCATTAAATAGAAAATAAATTACACAGCCTATTTTTTTGCCATTGCTTTTTTGATAAAACCGATAATCGCCATCAGTACACCTCCGCCAACGCCACCGCTTGCTATAC harbors:
- a CDS encoding ADP-ribosylglycohydrolase family protein; translation: MVKQDIFSKILGCLFGVAIGDALGAPVEFMSLSEIKEKFSKDGITDFYPWGGFKPGSYTDDTQMSIATATGCIQASKLLREKGINYLLQSVYRQYLGWLHAMDDPFQVRGPGNTCLNALRSRKMGSIKNRINNSKGCGGVMRVAPVGLVFYPETSFQIGAECAAITHGHPSGYLSAGVLSAIISYLIAGKGLVEAVELSKVFLKRYEGYRETLNKIEQAIQLQDSDLPVDEAISQIGKGWVGEEALGIAIYCALRFPENWGKGVLAAANHSGDSDSTASITGGISGALMGIEAIPAHWVEKVENSEKIKDLANNLFAIYRDDNKIPDEI
- a CDS encoding cyclic nucleotide-binding domain-containing protein produces the protein MMRTVVVIPTYWGRESKIGYKKGDIVYDHATPVDEEGTLARTLESMKILKKKDFKLVVLVCPTNMEIEDEAEEKARKIIKEVRLDAETYLFTQNTLKKIRKYARNSKLEENVLSLLSLNGYANVRNMCLFAAHLLNSEITVLIDDDEVIENPDFMDIAREFIGKRVYGETVYGVAGYYLNKYGNYYDDVSMEPWMTYWNRFGCKSKAFDKIIGCEPRLKQTPFVFGGAMVVHKNLYQIVPFDPNITRGEDIDYLINAKMFGFDFFLDNKLSIKHLPPPKTHPVWQRTREDIYRFIYEKSKIDSQYEVNNMRMVSAKDFFPYPGEFLTNDLEDKIFKTNLLLAMESLANNEVEASKESIKNIYLSMYEAIPKKDPFTAYRKIQKNWEKLIDFSLNSKKEIRRIMEEKNLFKVDIRVDKEHYEKISLEDKKAILKKMSEFKSFTDEELEKIVSISAVKAYQEDEIIFKEGDEDSSFYIIIRGCLRIVKYNEKNDEIILADICTGGFLGESAIVNERHQVNAVASEFIELLTIEQKNLELLIKEDPNLGNKCLYMFLEKISKKLDKTNCLFQENYILGNPSLQDMS
- a CDS encoding glycosyltransferase family 4 protein, which codes for MNILIINHFPLEGSGSGIYTKNLAKELTKIGHNVEVIFPENQTVPKEDFRIRPIMFSNNSDKNYEVDFNFPCFTSHPRSNNTFYELNKKQMKDYINIMVRVTGEEAEKFQPDIIHAQHLWIAPYAAYKTGIPYVATAHGTDLKGFIEDKRYHPYALKGAQNAHKVITISKQVDREAGELYHIGDKQRKIVYNGYDTDLFKVKNLSRKEVLAKFGINDIPDNIVFFAGKLAHFKGVDILLKAAKIYENRMKEKTMTLIAGNGGLYEELKKLKDFLRLKNTFFLGHINQEQLVDLFNIADVSTVPSRTEPFGLVAIEALACGTPVVGTNQGGLLDFINPDIGALVDVEDDLALAEAIVNELVRPDKEERKKRAQEYAKNNFSWDNTIKEVEKIYQEVIS
- a CDS encoding GerW family sporulation protein, which gives rise to MNEELGKGLEMLFEKLQDFLTSRTIIGKEIQVGETTLIPVIELTFGMGSGSSGGTDEKKQAGSGEGVGFGAKARPSAVVVIQKDNVQLLPMGKPGALEKLMEKIPDIIDKIPKSEGGKEGSKNKEKK
- a CDS encoding DUF2953 domain-containing protein; this translates as MEFVLYLLLYLFLILLILIAAIIFIPVVYSVEGEKEEYYFLLMRISWLFSLINLIAIKEDSKKIEFFLKIFGFRINLIDFRKVQKQQKKKEIKKVEQKKQTTKKPLNRYFNFFQQSFMSQTLRLIRRIFRHIKPKINRLYLIYGFEDPADTGILTGIFYLLFPNSSYSNIIKMQPVFVEEIIEGEISIKGRIIIAFLLCYFIQFYFAKGVRQTIREIRNK